A window of Lentibacillus sp. Marseille-P4043 contains these coding sequences:
- the hemE gene encoding uroporphyrinogen decarboxylase yields MSKQMNDTIIRAYQGEKTDYTPAWYMRQAGRSQKEYRELKEKYSLFEITHQPELCAYVTRLPVEHYHTDAAILYKDIMSPLPAIGIDVEIKKNVGPVIHNPIRNFQDVEKLGAINPEADVPYVLDTIRLLTEEQLSVPLIGFSGAPFTLASYMIEGGPSKNYNKTKAFMYKSPDVWFPLMDKLADMIIAYVKAQIHAGARAIQIFDSWVGALNAADYRKYIKPVMQRIFTELKQENVPLILFGVGARHLLLEWNDLPVDVIGLDWRTSITEARQMGVTKVLQGNLDPAILLSDWQTIEERTKAILDEGKTANGHVFNLGHGVTPDIEPATLKKLTKLIQTYSRV; encoded by the coding sequence ATGTCAAAACAAATGAATGACACGATAATTAGAGCATATCAAGGTGAAAAAACGGATTATACACCGGCCTGGTATATGCGGCAAGCTGGTAGGTCCCAAAAAGAATACCGTGAACTAAAGGAAAAATACTCGTTATTTGAAATTACCCATCAGCCTGAATTATGTGCCTATGTAACACGCCTGCCTGTCGAACATTATCATACAGATGCGGCTATCTTGTACAAAGACATCATGTCACCACTTCCAGCGATTGGTATCGATGTCGAGATAAAAAAGAACGTGGGACCAGTTATTCACAATCCAATCCGAAATTTTCAGGATGTCGAAAAATTGGGTGCGATCAACCCTGAAGCGGATGTGCCATATGTATTGGACACGATTCGTTTGCTTACGGAAGAACAACTAAGCGTCCCGTTAATTGGTTTTAGTGGTGCACCATTTACGCTAGCAAGCTACATGATTGAAGGTGGCCCATCAAAAAATTATAATAAGACGAAGGCATTTATGTATAAAAGCCCTGATGTTTGGTTTCCGCTGATGGATAAGTTGGCTGATATGATTATCGCGTATGTAAAAGCACAAATCCACGCAGGTGCAAGAGCGATTCAGATTTTTGATTCGTGGGTAGGTGCACTAAATGCAGCTGATTATCGAAAATATATCAAACCAGTGATGCAGCGGATTTTTACAGAGCTAAAACAGGAAAATGTCCCATTAATTTTATTTGGTGTAGGTGCAAGGCATTTGCTATTAGAGTGGAATGATTTGCCTGTTGATGTGATTGGATTAGATTGGCGAACATCCATTACAGAAGCAAGACAAATGGGAGTTACCAAGGTTTTACAAGGTAATTTGGATCCAGCAATATTGCTATCTGATTGGCAAACAATTGAAGAGCGCACAAAAGCAATTTTAGATGAAGGCAAGACTGCCAATGGCCATGTCTTTAACTTAGGTCATGGTGTAACACCAGATATTGAACCAGCAACACTGAAAAAGTTAACCAAACTTATTCAAACGTACTCACGTGTGTAA
- a CDS encoding transglycosylase domain-containing protein, which yields MNSKNNTVMKRLKAIPNHIKWPTFIVGFILFFGLLGYLVILFGGSLVVDEQDLLLDSTTTIETQEGEVIASLYHENRNLIAIEDVPDHVENAFIAIEDRRFYEHAGVDFKSAFRAVFKDIIAMSKVEGASTITQQVSKNLFLSNDKTWMRKTKEVMAAIYLERNFSKEKILELYLNQMYFGRGVYGIETASQLFFSKPATELSVSEGALLAGMAKAPNGYSPIDHPEKALTRRNIVLKAMDDAGMMSTKKRVQEQGKTLGLNVKKQTENPSVDSYVDLVMKEAAEEYQLSINELKRGGYRIVVNMDEAVQQIAYEQFKNDDYFPGNTTGVQGAFVMMDQSNGEIVAAIGGRDYQLGELNRVTVKRQPGSTMKPIAVYAPAMMKGNYQPYSLIPDQKIERNGYTATNYDDQYDGAVSIYEALVESKNAPAVWLLDQIGIPYAKDYLEKMDITLPDDGLAIALGGLEQGLTPLDMVKSYRTFAHDGKIIETNSIDRIYNQENDLIFQAEPSGKTVFNRQVAWNITEILQETVANGTASKGEYANALAGKTGSTQHPYVEGKNKDAWFVGYTPQYVSALWMGYDKSDANHYLTGGSEYPTELTKKILSELDKQVSLQTTFKQPDNVEDVPRPINLPESITAKADYTFGGLSLVKGRLSWSDAEDDRVVYHIYQENEEGIDKRIGVVKDGNEFIIDNMSLLRSERYYVVPYDPLTKVEGKKSNTVELTL from the coding sequence ATGAACAGTAAGAATAACACGGTAATGAAACGGCTGAAAGCAATACCGAATCATATAAAGTGGCCAACTTTCATTGTTGGATTTATTTTATTTTTTGGATTACTTGGCTACCTAGTTATTTTATTCGGTGGAAGCCTAGTTGTCGATGAACAAGATTTGCTGTTGGATTCGACGACAACAATTGAGACACAAGAAGGGGAAGTTATAGCTTCATTATATCATGAAAACAGAAATTTGATAGCAATTGAAGATGTACCTGATCATGTGGAAAATGCGTTTATCGCTATCGAGGACAGAAGATTTTACGAGCATGCTGGTGTCGATTTTAAATCAGCATTTCGGGCTGTATTTAAAGATATTATCGCAATGAGTAAGGTTGAAGGTGCGAGCACGATAACCCAGCAAGTGTCCAAAAATTTGTTCTTATCCAATGACAAAACATGGATGCGTAAAACAAAAGAAGTCATGGCAGCAATATACTTAGAACGCAATTTTTCAAAAGAAAAAATACTGGAATTATATTTGAATCAAATGTATTTCGGTCGTGGTGTCTATGGAATTGAAACAGCATCACAATTGTTTTTTTCTAAACCAGCTACAGAGTTGTCTGTATCAGAAGGCGCACTTTTAGCTGGAATGGCAAAAGCGCCGAATGGTTATTCCCCGATTGACCATCCAGAAAAGGCATTAACACGAAGAAATATCGTATTAAAAGCAATGGATGATGCAGGTATGATGTCAACGAAGAAACGTGTTCAAGAGCAAGGGAAAACATTAGGCTTGAATGTGAAAAAACAAACAGAAAATCCGTCTGTTGACAGCTATGTTGACTTAGTAATGAAAGAAGCCGCAGAAGAGTATCAACTGTCAATCAATGAATTAAAGCGTGGTGGCTATCGAATTGTGGTGAATATGGACGAGGCAGTCCAACAAATTGCCTATGAACAATTTAAAAACGATGACTATTTCCCGGGAAATACGACAGGTGTACAAGGTGCTTTTGTCATGATGGATCAAAGTAATGGGGAAATTGTCGCAGCGATTGGTGGTAGGGATTATCAATTAGGAGAACTTAATCGCGTGACAGTTAAACGTCAACCCGGTTCCACAATGAAGCCAATTGCAGTATATGCACCGGCGATGATGAAAGGTAACTATCAACCATATTCCTTGATACCCGATCAAAAAATCGAACGTAACGGGTATACTGCAACGAATTATGATGATCAATATGATGGAGCGGTGTCGATATATGAAGCGCTTGTTGAATCAAAAAATGCTCCTGCTGTCTGGCTACTTGATCAAATTGGTATACCGTATGCAAAAGATTATTTGGAAAAAATGGATATTACGCTACCGGATGATGGTTTAGCTATTGCACTTGGTGGGTTGGAACAGGGTTTGACGCCACTTGATATGGTGAAAAGCTATCGCACCTTTGCACATGATGGAAAAATAATCGAAACGAATTCGATTGACCGAATTTACAATCAGGAAAATGATTTGATTTTTCAAGCAGAGCCTTCTGGAAAAACGGTATTTAACAGACAAGTTGCGTGGAATATAACTGAGATCTTACAGGAAACTGTTGCTAATGGAACGGCAAGTAAGGGTGAATATGCAAATGCGCTAGCCGGAAAGACTGGTTCGACGCAACACCCATATGTTGAAGGTAAAAATAAAGATGCTTGGTTTGTTGGGTATACACCACAATATGTTAGTGCATTATGGATGGGATATGATAAGTCAGATGCAAATCATTATCTAACTGGCGGTAGTGAATATCCCACAGAACTGACAAAAAAGATATTAAGCGAATTAGATAAGCAAGTATCATTACAAACAACTTTTAAGCAACCGGACAATGTGGAGGATGTACCAAGGCCAATTAATTTGCCAGAATCTATTACTGCTAAGGCAGATTATACGTTTGGTGGTCTTTCGCTTGTGAAAGGTAGATTATCGTGGTCTGATGCTGAGGACGACCGGGTTGTTTACCATATTTACCAGGAAAATGAGGAAGGGATTGATAAACGAATCGGAGTTGTGAAGGATGGGAATGAATTCATTATTGATAATATGTCCTTACTTCGATCCGAACGTTATTATGTGGTCCCATATGATCCGCTAACAAAAGTCGAAGGAAAAAAATCGAACACAGTTGAACTGACCTTATAA
- a CDS encoding antibiotic biosynthesis monooxygenase family protein has translation MNAYMTNGTYDFLTKLQEKYPKINFFYMSSGSSTLAYYEGQQKDVFAAGREYEAIETNGEVKQSGFIVMNNIPVTDDGTAMFEERFKQRQSELNKMPGFQAFRLLRPKKGNTYVVLTQWASENDFNNWKNSDSFKKQHQAGPTKPPAFFADKPFITSYHMIDPNKN, from the coding sequence ATGAATGCTTATATGACAAATGGAACGTATGACTTTTTAACAAAACTACAGGAAAAATATCCGAAGATCAACTTCTTTTATATGTCCAGTGGTTCAAGTACGCTTGCTTATTACGAAGGACAGCAGAAGGATGTTTTTGCTGCCGGCAGGGAATATGAAGCTATCGAAACTAACGGAGAGGTCAAACAAAGCGGATTCATTGTGATGAACAATATTCCGGTAACTGATGATGGAACTGCCATGTTTGAGGAACGTTTTAAACAGCGGCAAAGTGAACTTAACAAAATGCCTGGTTTCCAAGCATTTCGTCTATTAAGGCCTAAAAAAGGAAACACATATGTTGTTTTAACACAATGGGCATCAGAGAACGACTTCAATAACTGGAAAAACTCCGATTCATTTAAAAAACAGCACCAAGCTGGGCCTACAAAACCACCTGCATTTTTTGCAGATAAACCATTTATTACGAGTTATCATATGATTGATCCTAATAAAAACTAG
- a CDS encoding response regulator: MIRVVVVDDHEIVRKGIIAYLRTDDALEVIGEAASGNEGARIVLEEKPDVVLMDLIMENGTGIEATQQIMDELPDCKIIILTSYYDDEQVFPAIEAGAFSYILKTSSAEEITKAIKKAAKGETVIESKVASKMMTTFRSAAKKPHEDLTDRELEVLLCIGNGMTNQEISEKLYIGTKTVKTHVSNILGKLAVNDRTQAAVYVHRNKLIR; encoded by the coding sequence ATGATTCGAGTAGTAGTTGTTGATGATCATGAAATTGTCCGTAAAGGAATTATCGCTTATTTACGAACAGATGATGCGCTTGAAGTGATCGGTGAGGCAGCAAGTGGGAATGAAGGGGCAAGGATCGTCTTGGAGGAAAAGCCGGATGTTGTCTTAATGGATTTAATCATGGAAAATGGTACGGGTATTGAAGCAACACAACAAATTATGGATGAATTACCTGATTGTAAGATTATTATTCTCACAAGCTATTATGACGATGAGCAGGTTTTCCCAGCGATTGAAGCAGGCGCATTCAGTTATATTTTAAAAACTTCGTCAGCCGAGGAGATTACAAAAGCAATCAAAAAGGCGGCCAAGGGTGAAACAGTGATCGAATCAAAAGTTGCCAGCAAGATGATGACAACTTTTCGTTCGGCAGCAAAAAAGCCTCACGAAGATCTGACAGATAGGGAATTGGAGGTACTTCTTTGTATCGGAAATGGAATGACCAATCAGGAAATTAGTGAAAAATTGTATATTGGTACGAAAACAGTCAAAACGCACGTCAGCAACATATTGGGAAAATTAGCTGTCAACGACCGCACACAGGCAGCAGTTTATGTGCATCGGAATAAGTTGATACGTTGA
- a CDS encoding sensor histidine kinase, with translation MIKRLSSIRFSYIRSHLYGLFLTTVTLLSLLLSIYVLFAPAWLNATSIFVYVLLYIFLGIIISFYAGFKSSSDIKERVDYLSVLITQFANGNYSSRMIYFNEGDEITRIANELNALGEKLQNQVKSLQRMADEKADFAKSAHKAAVIEERQRLARDLHDAVSQQLFALTMMSEAAVRQMEKKPEIAKEQMQEVATAALKAQTEMRALLLHLRPVHLSGEALSTGVKKLINELKQKSTIDFRLFIDDDLTLSETTEEHVFRIIQESISNILRHANATEVTLQLNKRENELFLHIGDNGTGFTIEQDTDRKTSYGLKTMKERAEELGGTFVVRSNEGEGTYIDIRIPC, from the coding sequence ATGATTAAACGGCTTAGCAGCATACGCTTTAGTTATATTCGCTCCCATTTATATGGTTTATTTTTAACAACGGTTACACTTTTATCGTTATTATTGTCGATATATGTATTATTTGCACCAGCTTGGTTAAATGCAACAAGTATTTTTGTTTATGTATTATTGTACATTTTTTTAGGTATTATTATTTCCTTTTATGCCGGATTTAAATCTAGCAGTGATATAAAGGAACGTGTCGATTATCTATCTGTTTTGATTACGCAATTTGCTAACGGAAACTATAGTTCACGAATGATCTACTTTAATGAAGGAGACGAAATTACGAGAATCGCTAATGAACTGAATGCGTTAGGCGAAAAATTGCAAAACCAAGTAAAATCCTTGCAGCGAATGGCCGATGAAAAGGCAGATTTTGCAAAATCAGCACATAAAGCTGCAGTGATTGAAGAGCGTCAACGATTAGCACGCGACCTTCATGATGCTGTTAGCCAGCAATTATTTGCGCTGACGATGATGTCAGAAGCAGCGGTAAGGCAAATGGAGAAAAAGCCGGAAATTGCTAAAGAACAGATGCAGGAGGTAGCGACTGCAGCATTAAAAGCACAAACAGAAATGCGGGCATTATTGTTACACCTTCGTCCTGTACATTTATCAGGAGAAGCTCTTTCCACAGGTGTGAAAAAACTAATTAACGAGTTGAAGCAAAAAAGCACCATTGATTTCCGTCTGTTCATAGATGATGACCTGACATTATCCGAAACAACGGAAGAGCATGTGTTTCGAATTATTCAAGAATCAATCTCAAACATATTGCGACATGCGAATGCGACTGAGGTTACCTTACAGTTGAACAAGAGGGAAAATGAATTATTTTTGCATATCGGTGACAATGGCACTGGTTTTACTATTGAGCAGGATACGGATCGAAAGACGTCATACGGATTAAAAACCATGAAGGAACGTGCTGAGGAATTAGGTGGTACGTTTGTTGTACGGTCAAACGAGGGAGAAGGTACTTATATTGATATCCGTATTCCTTGTTAA
- the liaF gene encoding cell wall-active antibiotics response protein LiaF, producing the protein MFRYILAVGLIILGAALVLANIGIIDFQINDYWNLIIPLILLLLGLKLFIDDFKYKGGSWIFGSLFVIFGGLLLLGELAIIDFTFSDIIKLWPLLIIYIGYSIIKPRRKHRPHVHVKDDKKETYNKRTHRFSIGDYEFKKQNWKVEPMDLWNAAGDYYIDFSKAFIPEKEIPITINSWAGDVQILLPEHVAFRVDASVKAGEINILDQTADGMNRSILYESTNYETAIRKLDIKLKLKAGSIRVDVV; encoded by the coding sequence ATGTTTCGATATATATTGGCAGTTGGACTAATTATACTTGGTGCAGCTTTGGTTTTAGCAAATATCGGGATCATCGATTTTCAGATTAACGATTACTGGAATTTAATTATTCCGCTGATTTTACTTCTGCTTGGCTTGAAGTTGTTTATCGATGACTTCAAATATAAAGGAGGCAGCTGGATTTTTGGTTCTTTATTCGTTATCTTTGGCGGTCTCTTACTTTTAGGTGAATTAGCAATTATTGATTTTACATTTTCCGACATTATAAAGCTTTGGCCATTATTAATTATTTATATTGGTTACAGTATTATTAAGCCAAGAAGGAAACATAGGCCTCATGTTCACGTGAAAGATGATAAGAAAGAAACTTATAATAAGCGGACACATCGATTTTCAATTGGTGATTATGAATTTAAGAAACAAAATTGGAAAGTAGAACCAATGGATTTATGGAATGCGGCGGGAGATTATTATATTGACTTTTCCAAAGCGTTTATTCCTGAAAAAGAGATTCCGATTACCATCAACAGTTGGGCTGGTGATGTACAAATTTTGTTACCGGAACATGTCGCATTTCGTGTTGACGCATCAGTGAAAGCCGGGGAAATTAACATCCTTGACCAGACAGCTGATGGAATGAACCGCAGCATTTTGTATGAGTCAACGAATTATGAAACGGCAATCCGCAAGTTAGATATTAAGTTAAAGTTAAAAGCAGGATCCATCCGTGTTGATGTGGTGTAA
- a CDS encoding phosphatase PAP2 family protein, giving the protein MSYKRRYFYLLLFMLLLFTSLLWVVKIKNGVVPFVDQWTRDFVEALDETNLYFLFRWLTELGSSSFLMPFTIFAGALLWWIYRNWFVCFMFVGGILLSYVINIGIKVSVARERPRIFAAADAEGYSFPSGHAMISMVCYGLLIYFMTHKLKTAKTVLIMQISGTILIFAIGISRYMIRVHYLTDVLAGFVFGFIFLFLWIKVYEYVLRLRS; this is encoded by the coding sequence ATGTCCTATAAAAGACGCTATTTCTATCTTCTTCTATTCATGCTCTTGTTATTCACATCATTACTATGGGTAGTGAAAATTAAAAATGGTGTAGTCCCATTTGTTGATCAATGGACAAGGGATTTTGTGGAAGCATTAGATGAAACGAATTTATATTTTTTATTTCGTTGGCTGACAGAACTAGGATCAAGCAGTTTTCTGATGCCGTTCACCATATTTGCAGGTGCCCTATTATGGTGGATTTATCGTAATTGGTTTGTCTGTTTCATGTTTGTTGGCGGTATTCTGCTTAGCTACGTTATAAATATTGGCATAAAAGTAAGTGTTGCAAGAGAACGTCCACGTATTTTTGCAGCGGCTGATGCTGAAGGATATAGTTTTCCATCCGGACACGCGATGATTTCGATGGTGTGTTATGGGTTGTTGATTTATTTTATGACGCACAAACTGAAGACAGCAAAAACCGTTCTCATCATGCAAATTAGTGGAACTATTCTTATTTTCGCAATTGGAATTAGTCGCTACATGATCCGCGTACATTATTTGACTGATGTATTAGCAGGATTTGTATTTGGTTTTATTTTCTTATTTTTATGGATTAAGGTTTATGAATATGTACTAAGGCTCCGTTCTTGA
- a CDS encoding ferritin-like domain-containing protein codes for MNEDLKQLIDGLNVDLSHEYGAAIQYTYSASVVSGLYRSALKPFFESEINDEMGHAAYLSEKISALGGTPTTKSAEVEQPTEVKALLEATLKAESATIDRYEQRKQQAADLGYTELVVKLEDLIADETHHKEEVERLLADPRFS; via the coding sequence ATGAATGAGGATTTAAAACAACTGATTGACGGATTAAATGTAGACTTATCACATGAATATGGTGCAGCAATACAATACACGTATAGTGCATCAGTCGTATCAGGATTATACCGGTCTGCTCTAAAACCATTCTTTGAAAGTGAAATCAACGATGAAATGGGACATGCTGCATACTTGTCGGAAAAAATCAGTGCACTGGGCGGAACACCAACAACAAAATCTGCTGAAGTTGAACAGCCAACTGAAGTGAAGGCCTTGCTAGAAGCAACATTAAAAGCAGAGAGTGCCACAATTGATCGCTATGAACAGCGTAAACAACAAGCTGCTGATCTAGGTTATACGGAACTTGTAGTGAAACTTGAGGATCTAATAGCTGATGAAACACATCATAAAGAAGAAGTGGAACGCTTACTTGCTGATCCAAGATTTTCTTAA
- a CDS encoding M20 family metallopeptidase: MLEKIHKAIDDLYPEMVETRRYLHQHPELSFQETKTATFIANFYKELGIPYQANVGGNGVIATLKGGKPGKTIALRADFDALPIQEENDVPYKSTVDGVMHACGHDGHTATLLALAKAVLPFQQDIPGTIIFLHQFAEEYAPGGAKPMIEAGALNGVDAVFGTHLWATTPLGVLQTSKSTFMAGADRFEITIQGKGGHGGYPHETNDAIVIGTQLISQLQQIVSRRIDPLGTAVVTVGIFEAGSAFNIIADKARLVGTVRHIDAVIQEQIITEIEKITKGVCVAHDASFTLNYEKGYPPLVNHEKEAGFVIEASKQISEINQSEYVLPVMGGEDFAYYMQERPGAYFFTGAKKESNPYPHHHPKFDIDERALPIAAKTLIEVYFNYQRQS; this comes from the coding sequence ATGTTAGAAAAAATACATAAAGCAATTGACGATCTTTACCCGGAAATGGTAGAGACACGAAGATATTTGCATCAACATCCTGAGTTATCCTTCCAAGAAACAAAAACTGCAACATTCATAGCAAATTTTTATAAAGAATTAGGGATTCCTTACCAAGCTAACGTTGGCGGCAATGGTGTTATTGCTACATTAAAAGGTGGCAAACCCGGTAAAACAATTGCATTAAGAGCTGATTTCGATGCACTACCGATTCAAGAAGAAAATGATGTACCCTATAAATCAACTGTTGATGGTGTAATGCATGCATGTGGACATGATGGCCATACAGCTACATTATTAGCACTTGCTAAGGCTGTTCTACCTTTTCAACAAGACATTCCTGGTACAATTATCTTTTTACACCAGTTTGCTGAGGAATATGCACCAGGTGGGGCAAAACCAATGATAGAAGCAGGAGCACTAAACGGTGTTGACGCCGTTTTCGGTACACACTTATGGGCAACGACACCACTTGGCGTTCTGCAAACATCTAAAAGTACCTTTATGGCTGGTGCCGATCGCTTTGAAATAACGATCCAAGGAAAAGGCGGACACGGTGGTTATCCACACGAAACAAATGATGCGATCGTAATTGGCACACAACTTATTTCGCAGCTCCAACAAATCGTTTCAAGACGAATAGATCCTTTGGGAACTGCTGTCGTCACAGTTGGTATATTTGAAGCAGGTAGTGCCTTTAATATCATCGCTGATAAGGCAAGGTTGGTCGGCACAGTTCGCCACATTGATGCGGTTATTCAGGAACAAATTATTACGGAAATAGAAAAGATTACCAAAGGAGTTTGTGTAGCACATGATGCTTCTTTTACACTAAATTATGAAAAAGGTTACCCACCATTAGTGAATCACGAAAAAGAAGCGGGATTCGTTATTGAAGCAAGCAAACAAATTAGTGAAATTAACCAAAGTGAATATGTGTTACCCGTTATGGGTGGCGAAGATTTCGCGTATTATATGCAGGAACGACCCGGTGCTTATTTCTTTACCGGAGCTAAAAAAGAAAGCAACCCATATCCACATCATCATCCAAAGTTTGATATTGATGAACGGGCATTACCAATTGCAGCGAAGACATTAATCGAAGTATATTTTAACTACCAGCGACAAAGTTAG
- a CDS encoding ABC transporter permease, protein MFDSHAFFKKLFSAHLKETSRYLKYIFNEHLAVAMLFFISALAYYYQQWLADLPANFPTAWIIGIVLGLLVSYSPVRTLLQEPDLVFLIAAEHKMGAYFRNALIYSFVIQLYLILLTAAAFGPLYFASYPERSGQVYLITIAVVLIFEVWNLLANWWMLKIREPGIRQVDTLARLLLNCAVFYFFLHGDMILASIATILFICVFLYDLRVSRKQAGIVWDLLVEKDRNRMQFFYRIANMFIDVPHLKNRVKKRHWLVSLVDRVPFQQKSTFDYLYRITFIRSGDYLGMYLRLIVIGGLIIYFVPNDWMKIIFALLFLYMSSFQMMTLYQHHRTNIWLDLYPVSKQYRQQAVLKWLFQLTFIQTFIYAGIFLFFADYQGFGITLVGGLLFNYLFINGYVKQKLT, encoded by the coding sequence ATGTTTGATTCCCATGCATTTTTTAAAAAACTGTTCTCAGCGCATTTAAAAGAGACAAGCCGTTACTTAAAATATATATTTAATGAACATTTAGCGGTTGCTATGCTGTTTTTTATATCTGCACTTGCTTATTATTACCAACAGTGGTTAGCCGATTTACCAGCAAATTTTCCGACAGCATGGATAATCGGCATTGTACTTGGCCTATTGGTAAGTTACAGTCCAGTTCGAACATTGCTGCAAGAGCCGGATTTAGTTTTCTTAATTGCGGCGGAACATAAGATGGGTGCTTATTTTCGCAATGCATTAATTTATAGCTTTGTCATCCAGCTGTACTTAATTTTGCTAACAGCAGCAGCGTTTGGACCACTTTATTTTGCATCATATCCAGAACGCAGTGGTCAGGTTTATTTAATTACAATTGCTGTGGTGCTAATTTTTGAAGTATGGAATCTTTTAGCAAATTGGTGGATGTTGAAAATTAGGGAACCAGGGATCAGACAGGTTGACACCTTGGCACGATTGCTGCTTAACTGTGCAGTATTTTATTTCTTCCTTCACGGCGATATGATCCTTGCGTCCATTGCAACAATTCTGTTTATCTGTGTATTTTTGTATGACTTACGCGTTTCTCGAAAACAAGCAGGTATTGTCTGGGATTTATTAGTGGAAAAGGACCGTAATCGGATGCAGTTTTTTTACCGGATTGCCAACATGTTTATAGATGTTCCACACTTGAAAAATCGGGTGAAGAAAAGGCATTGGCTTGTGTCGCTTGTTGATCGAGTTCCTTTTCAGCAAAAATCCACCTTTGATTATTTGTATCGCATCACGTTCATCCGTAGTGGTGATTATTTAGGAATGTATCTGCGTTTAATTGTAATTGGTGGACTTATCATTTATTTCGTGCCAAATGACTGGATGAAAATCATTTTTGCGTTATTATTTTTATATATGAGTAGTTTTCAGATGATGACATTGTATCAGCATCATCGGACGAATATTTGGCTTGATCTTTATCCGGTTTCTAAGCAGTACAGGCAACAAGCTGTTCTAAAATGGCTGTTTCAGCTAACATTTATTCAGACATTTATCTATGCTGGTATTTTCTTATTCTTTGCCGATTATCAAGGATTTGGAATCACATTAGTAGGGGGATTATTGTTTAATTACCTGTTTATTAACGGATATGTAAAACAGAAATTAACGTAG
- a CDS encoding ABC transporter ATP-binding protein, whose product MKPLLHIDNLHGGYTHKNVLHGISFDVFPNEIVGLIGLNGAGKSTTIKHIIGLMQAKKGMVSVNGKTFEENPEVYRNQMAYIPEMPILYDELTLYEHLRLTAMAYDIPEDLFEKRLQPLLKEFRMEKKLKWFPVHFSKGMRQKVMIMCAFLIEPPLYIVDEPFVGLDPLGIQSYLQLMDEMKANGSGVLMSTHILATAERYCDRFVILHDGKIRAIGTLAELRTDFQMPDATLDDLYVQLTKEESHV is encoded by the coding sequence GTGAAACCTTTGCTGCATATTGATAACCTTCATGGTGGCTATACACATAAAAATGTACTGCATGGCATTTCATTTGATGTTTTTCCCAATGAGATCGTTGGATTAATCGGGTTAAATGGTGCCGGAAAGAGTACAACAATTAAACATATTATCGGCTTGATGCAGGCTAAAAAAGGGATGGTTTCGGTCAATGGAAAAACATTTGAAGAAAATCCGGAAGTTTATCGGAATCAAATGGCATACATACCTGAAATGCCGATATTATACGATGAATTAACATTGTACGAACATCTTCGCTTAACAGCAATGGCCTATGATATTCCGGAAGATTTGTTTGAAAAGAGATTGCAACCCCTCTTAAAGGAATTTCGTATGGAGAAAAAATTAAAATGGTTTCCGGTTCATTTTTCCAAAGGCATGCGGCAAAAAGTAATGATTATGTGCGCATTTTTAATTGAACCGCCACTATACATTGTTGATGAACCTTTTGTTGGCTTAGACCCACTAGGCATTCAGTCATATCTCCAATTAATGGATGAAATGAAGGCAAATGGTTCAGGTGTCTTAATGTCAACCCATATTTTAGCAACAGCGGAGCGCTATTGTGATCGATTTGTTATTTTACATGATGGCAAAATTCGGGCAATTGGGACACTTGCTGAATTGCGAACTGATTTTCAAATGCCTGATGCTACATTGGATGATTTATATGTTCAATTGACAAAGGAAGAAAGCCATGTTTGA